In Triticum aestivum cultivar Chinese Spring chromosome 5B, IWGSC CS RefSeq v2.1, whole genome shotgun sequence, the following proteins share a genomic window:
- the LOC123110328 gene encoding uncharacterized protein isoform X1 — protein MAAYPTRRDDPLAEKKRKLDVWSEEEEVWSPDPSLGHDYSAKTEQARREEESAPRPVKIPTLDHFKPPTRFHIAELFSVRESGSQAVLSAAKFLLGVSSSLDGEPLRRCSGFWVDWDAEKKTGLVLTTARLIRTKDAPYSVWTGGQEYAPNADVTVHLLNGTSAKGELVYYQPHYDIAFLNVEVDQPIKLPSLREKDVEFAQEVFQLGRDNSLNLRITYARAEYLNPNLFERHHNVYFCSPDGHDDDNNEYDNGGLVIDLNGKVVGMVNDPERFGSFIPSSILLNCFDSWKKYRYIGRPHLGMRFEAIKLLEPAHVDMLCRMYNIDDGLVVREVSKGSNAEKCGIQKGDLIECIKGKCISTTVQLENLLMSICKHPSDNKNGRNTEVHISVGLFQTLKKCRRTVELTATVSDLGEVIARGTRVS, from the exons ATGGCGGCTTATCCGACCAGACGAGACGACCCCTTGGcggagaagaagaggaagttggaTGTGTGGAGCGAAGAGGAAGAGGTCTGGTCGCCTGATCCGTCCTTGGGCCATGACTACTCGGCCAAGACGGAGCAGGCCAGACGCGAAGAAGAATCAG CTCCCCGCCCTGTGAAAATCCCCACGCTCGATCACTTCAAGCCCCCGACCCGGTTCCACATTGCTGAGCTCTTCTCCGTCCGTGAATCCGGAAGCCAGGCCGTCCTCTCGGCCGCCAAATTCCTTCTAGGGGTTTCATCCTCCCTTG ATGGTGAGCCGCTGAGACGGTGCTCCGGCTTCTGGGTCGATTGGGATGCGGAGAAGAAAACCGGCCTTGTCTTGACAACTGCACGGCTGATTCGCACAAAGGACGCTCCTTACAGCGTCTGGACAGGCGGCCAAGAGTATGCCCCTAATGCTGAT GTCACTGTTCATTTGCTAAATGGCACTAGTGCAAAGGGCGAGCTGGTCTACTATCAGCCCCATTACGATATCGCTTTCTTGAATGTTGAGGTGGATCAACCAATCAAGTTACCATCTCTTCGTGAAAAAGATGTAGAATTTGCTCAAGAGGTTTTTCAGCTAGGAAGAGACAATTCCTTAAATCTAAGGATAACATATGCTAGGGCAGAATATCTGAATCCAAACTTGTTTGAGCGGCACCACAACGTGTACTTTTGTTCTCCAGATGGCCATGACGATGATAATAATGAG TATGACAATGGGGGGCTAGTTATTGACTTGAATGGAAAAGTTGTTGGAATGGTCAACGACCCTGAGAGATTTGGGTCTTTTATACCTTCTTCCATTTTGCTCAATTGTTTCGATTCATGGAAGAAATATCG GTACATTGGTCGGCCCCATCTTGGGATGAGGTTTGAGGCCATCAAGCTCCTAGAGCCTGCTCATGTTGACATGTTATGTCGTATGTATAACATTGATGACGGTCTTGTTGTTAGAGAG GTGTCCAAAGGATCTAATGCTGAGAAATGTGGAATCCAAAAAGGTGATCTTATTGAATGTATTAAGGGAAAATGCATTTCTACCACAGTTCAG TTGGAAAATCTGTTGATGAGCATATGCAAACACCCTTCAGATAATAAAAATGGCCGTAATACTGAAGTTCATATTTCT GTTGGGTTGTTTCAAACACTCAAAAAATGCCGAAGGACCGTAGAGTTGACTGCAACTGTATCAGACCTTGGAGAAGTTATTGCAAGAG GTACTAGAGTCTCTTGA
- the LOC123110328 gene encoding uncharacterized protein isoform X2, producing the protein MAAYPTRRDDPLAEKKRKLDVWSEEEEVWSPDPSLGHDYSAKTEQARREEESAPRPVKIPTLDHFKPPTRFHIAELFSVRESGSQAVLSAAKFLLGVSSSLDGEPLRRCSGFWVDWDAEKKTGLVLTTARLIRTKDAPYSVWTGGQEYAPNADVTVHLLNGTSAKGELVYYQPHYDIAFLNVEVDQPIKLPSLREKDVEFAQEVFQLGRDNSLNLRITYARAEYLNPNLFERHHNVYFCSPDGHDDDNNEYDNGGLVIDLNGKVVGMVNDPERFGSFIPSSILLNCFDSWKKYRYIGRPHLGMRFEAIKLLEPAHVDMLCRMYNIDDGLVVREVSKGSNAEKCGIQKGDLIECIKGKCISTTVQLENLLMSICKHPSDNKNGRNTEVHISVGLFQTLKKCRRTVELTATVSDLGEVIARG; encoded by the exons ATGGCGGCTTATCCGACCAGACGAGACGACCCCTTGGcggagaagaagaggaagttggaTGTGTGGAGCGAAGAGGAAGAGGTCTGGTCGCCTGATCCGTCCTTGGGCCATGACTACTCGGCCAAGACGGAGCAGGCCAGACGCGAAGAAGAATCAG CTCCCCGCCCTGTGAAAATCCCCACGCTCGATCACTTCAAGCCCCCGACCCGGTTCCACATTGCTGAGCTCTTCTCCGTCCGTGAATCCGGAAGCCAGGCCGTCCTCTCGGCCGCCAAATTCCTTCTAGGGGTTTCATCCTCCCTTG ATGGTGAGCCGCTGAGACGGTGCTCCGGCTTCTGGGTCGATTGGGATGCGGAGAAGAAAACCGGCCTTGTCTTGACAACTGCACGGCTGATTCGCACAAAGGACGCTCCTTACAGCGTCTGGACAGGCGGCCAAGAGTATGCCCCTAATGCTGAT GTCACTGTTCATTTGCTAAATGGCACTAGTGCAAAGGGCGAGCTGGTCTACTATCAGCCCCATTACGATATCGCTTTCTTGAATGTTGAGGTGGATCAACCAATCAAGTTACCATCTCTTCGTGAAAAAGATGTAGAATTTGCTCAAGAGGTTTTTCAGCTAGGAAGAGACAATTCCTTAAATCTAAGGATAACATATGCTAGGGCAGAATATCTGAATCCAAACTTGTTTGAGCGGCACCACAACGTGTACTTTTGTTCTCCAGATGGCCATGACGATGATAATAATGAG TATGACAATGGGGGGCTAGTTATTGACTTGAATGGAAAAGTTGTTGGAATGGTCAACGACCCTGAGAGATTTGGGTCTTTTATACCTTCTTCCATTTTGCTCAATTGTTTCGATTCATGGAAGAAATATCG GTACATTGGTCGGCCCCATCTTGGGATGAGGTTTGAGGCCATCAAGCTCCTAGAGCCTGCTCATGTTGACATGTTATGTCGTATGTATAACATTGATGACGGTCTTGTTGTTAGAGAG GTGTCCAAAGGATCTAATGCTGAGAAATGTGGAATCCAAAAAGGTGATCTTATTGAATGTATTAAGGGAAAATGCATTTCTACCACAGTTCAG TTGGAAAATCTGTTGATGAGCATATGCAAACACCCTTCAGATAATAAAAATGGCCGTAATACTGAAGTTCATATTTCT GTTGGGTTGTTTCAAACACTCAAAAAATGCCGAAGGACCGTAGAGTTGACTGCAACTGTATCAGACCTTGGAGAAGTTATTGCAAGAG GTTAA